From the Paenibacillus sp. FSL H8-0548 genome, one window contains:
- the hemC gene encoding hydroxymethylbilane synthase, producing MKVTDQGKRVIVVGTRQSALALTQSGQVIDELKLICEKHGFDYTFEVKKIVTKGDRILDVTLSKVGGKGLFVKEIEQALVDGDIDLAIHSMKDMPYELPEGLINGAIPRRVDPRDCLVMREGSSLDDLPLGARVGTSSLRRSSQLKNARPDLQLESIRGNIDSRIRKLETEGLDAIVLATAGLTRMGWQERISSNIPVDICLPAVGQGALGIECRENDEQIRELLNLINDHETELTVRAERSFLGSLNGGCQVPIGAYCVLGDEIEGDSGTLQLVMTGMVGTPDGITLLKEVRQGTDPEQLGREVAAALVARGADRILAEIGG from the coding sequence ATGAAAGTAACAGATCAGGGTAAACGCGTCATCGTAGTAGGAACAAGGCAAAGCGCACTCGCATTGACGCAAAGCGGACAGGTTATTGATGAGCTGAAGTTAATTTGCGAGAAGCACGGCTTTGATTATACGTTCGAGGTGAAAAAAATTGTAACCAAGGGTGACCGTATTCTTGATGTCACCTTGTCTAAGGTAGGCGGGAAAGGCTTGTTCGTTAAAGAAATTGAACAAGCGCTTGTGGACGGCGATATTGATTTGGCGATCCATAGTATGAAGGATATGCCCTACGAGCTTCCAGAAGGCTTGATTAATGGTGCGATTCCGAGGCGTGTTGATCCTAGGGACTGTCTTGTGATGCGGGAAGGCAGCTCGCTCGATGACTTGCCGCTAGGTGCTCGGGTCGGAACGAGCAGCCTTCGCCGCTCCAGCCAACTCAAAAACGCGAGACCGGATCTTCAGCTGGAATCGATCCGAGGAAATATTGATTCCCGTATTCGGAAATTAGAAACCGAAGGGCTTGATGCGATTGTTCTTGCAACTGCAGGGCTTACCCGAATGGGCTGGCAGGAGCGCATCTCCTCGAATATTCCAGTTGATATTTGTTTGCCCGCGGTAGGACAAGGTGCACTCGGCATTGAATGCCGTGAGAATGACGAGCAGATTAGGGAATTGCTGAACCTCATTAATGACCATGAAACAGAGCTTACGGTTCGAGCTGAACGCAGCTTCCTTGGCTCTTTAAACGGCGGCTGCCAAGTTCCAATCGGCGCTTATTGCGTGCTTGGAGATGAGATTGAAGGCGATAGCGGAACCCTCCAGCTTGTAATGACGGGCATGGTGGGGACGCCAGACGGTATAACCTTGTTGAAGGAAGTCAGGCAAGGTACGGACCCTGAGCAGCTTGGTCGAGAAGTCGCGGCTGCACTCGTTGCCCGCGGCGCTGATCGAATTTTAGCTGAAATTGGGGGATGA
- the cobA gene encoding uroporphyrinogen-III C-methyltransferase: MNKGKVYLVGAGPGDPKLITIRGLECLQACDVVVYDRLASPRLLRHVKPGTERIYVGKLPDRHTMKQEEINQLLVDLALQGKTVTRLKGGDPTIFGRVGEEAELLYDHGVEFEIVPGITSAIAVPAYAGIPVTHRDLASSLSIITGHESPDKLDRSIHWDKVTNATGTLIFLMGVAKIGYIAGQLIKHGKPPETPVALIRWGTRVEQRTIVGKLSTIEAIVKEANFQPPAVIVVGEVVLQREKLQWYERKPLFGLRVLVTRARAQASELADQIEALGGEPCEFPVIETIEPSNPLVIESMREQLEQAEQYNWLLFTSVNGVEYFFIWLRKFQIDIRRFFGARIAAVGPKTAAALAKYGLIAEVLPVKFHAEGLLEQLAPQLNAGERVLLPRGDLAREVLPRELEALGLIPTVIDVYETVLADQQDELAMEWIREKEIHMITFTSSSTVTNLLELLRRKGIADPVELLENIPIASIGPITTQTAINAGLKVAIEAEDSTLDGLLQAIIEHQQSSKLIK; encoded by the coding sequence TTGAACAAGGGGAAGGTTTATTTGGTCGGAGCCGGACCGGGAGATCCGAAGCTGATTACAATTCGCGGATTGGAATGTCTTCAGGCATGCGATGTGGTCGTATATGACCGTTTGGCAAGTCCAAGACTGCTTCGGCATGTCAAGCCGGGGACGGAGCGGATTTATGTCGGCAAGCTGCCTGATCGCCATACGATGAAGCAGGAGGAGATTAATCAACTCCTTGTGGATTTGGCGCTTCAAGGGAAAACAGTTACACGCTTGAAGGGCGGAGATCCTACTATTTTTGGACGTGTAGGGGAAGAAGCTGAGCTGCTCTATGATCATGGAGTTGAATTTGAAATTGTACCCGGAATTACCTCGGCGATAGCGGTGCCTGCCTATGCAGGCATTCCGGTTACACACCGTGATTTGGCATCGTCCTTATCCATCATCACGGGACATGAGAGCCCGGATAAGCTTGATCGCTCGATTCATTGGGATAAAGTTACGAACGCAACAGGCACGCTTATATTTCTAATGGGTGTTGCCAAAATAGGTTATATTGCTGGTCAGCTTATCAAGCATGGCAAGCCGCCTGAAACGCCGGTTGCACTCATTCGCTGGGGAACTCGAGTCGAGCAGCGGACGATTGTTGGAAAGCTGAGCACGATTGAAGCGATTGTGAAAGAGGCGAATTTCCAGCCTCCTGCAGTCATTGTCGTTGGCGAGGTTGTACTGCAGCGCGAGAAGCTTCAATGGTATGAGAGAAAGCCGCTATTTGGCTTGCGTGTGCTGGTTACTCGCGCTAGAGCGCAAGCGAGCGAGCTTGCCGATCAGATTGAAGCGCTCGGCGGGGAGCCTTGCGAATTTCCTGTTATTGAGACGATTGAGCCCTCTAATCCACTCGTTATCGAATCGATGAGAGAGCAGCTGGAGCAGGCGGAGCAGTATAACTGGCTGTTGTTTACAAGTGTAAATGGCGTTGAGTATTTTTTCATCTGGCTGCGTAAATTTCAAATCGATATCAGGCGCTTCTTCGGTGCTCGGATTGCAGCGGTAGGTCCTAAGACCGCTGCAGCGCTTGCAAAGTATGGCTTAATCGCAGAGGTGCTGCCAGTGAAGTTCCACGCGGAAGGGCTGCTGGAGCAGCTTGCCCCGCAGCTTAATGCGGGTGAGCGAGTGCTTCTGCCGCGCGGTGATTTGGCGCGTGAGGTGCTGCCTCGTGAGCTGGAGGCTCTAGGACTTATTCCGACGGTCATCGATGTGTATGAAACGGTGCTCGCGGATCAGCAGGACGAGCTTGCTATGGAATGGATTCGTGAGAAGGAAATTCATATGATTACGTTCACGAGCTCCTCTACCGTAACTAATCTTTTGGAATTGCTGAGGCGCAAAGGAATAGCAGATCCAGTAGAGCTGCTGGAAAATATTCCGATTGCAAGTATTGGCCCGATTACGACACAGACGGCTATTAATGCAGGCTTAAAGGTTGCGATTGAGGCAGAGGACTCGACGCTGGATGGATTGCTTCAGGCCATTATTGAGCATCAGCAAAGCAGCAAGCTAATAAAGTAA
- the hemB gene encoding porphobilinogen synthase: MIFPTVRNRRLRRTSALRSMVRETVLSANDFIYPIFVTYGHNIKEEIPSMPGVYHFSLDRLEEEIRETVAAGIQSVLLFGIPETKDALGTSAYDANGIVQQAIRAVKEWAPELVVVADTCLCQFTDHGHCGIVHVHEETGIAEVDNDSSLDLLVQTAVSQAEAGADIIAPSNMMDGFVLAIREGLDDAGYSDIAILSYSVKFASAYYGPFRDAAHSAPQFGDRKTYQMDPANVREALREAESDIAEGADMLMVKPALAYLDIVRLLKDKYHLPVAAYNVSAEYSMVKAAAANGWIDERSIVLETLTGMKRAGADLIITYHAKDAALWLKGAGEANE; this comes from the coding sequence ATGATTTTTCCAACAGTTAGAAATCGCAGATTGCGCAGAACATCTGCGCTTCGGAGCATGGTTAGGGAAACAGTGCTGAGCGCGAACGATTTTATATATCCGATCTTCGTAACGTATGGGCATAACATTAAAGAAGAAATTCCTTCAATGCCGGGTGTTTATCATTTTTCGCTGGATCGTTTGGAAGAAGAGATTCGTGAAACGGTGGCGGCAGGCATCCAATCGGTGCTATTGTTCGGTATCCCCGAGACTAAGGATGCACTAGGGACATCGGCTTATGATGCGAATGGTATCGTTCAGCAAGCCATAAGAGCAGTGAAGGAGTGGGCGCCTGAGCTTGTTGTCGTTGCGGACACCTGTCTGTGCCAATTCACTGATCACGGTCATTGCGGCATCGTCCATGTCCACGAGGAAACAGGAATTGCTGAAGTGGATAATGACTCATCCTTAGATCTTCTTGTACAGACGGCTGTATCACAAGCGGAGGCAGGTGCTGACATCATTGCTCCATCGAATATGATGGATGGTTTCGTGCTTGCAATTCGCGAAGGTCTCGACGATGCAGGCTATAGCGACATTGCGATTTTATCGTATTCCGTGAAGTTTGCTTCCGCGTATTATGGTCCTTTCCGGGATGCTGCTCATTCGGCGCCGCAATTCGGTGATCGGAAGACGTATCAAATGGATCCGGCAAACGTGCGCGAGGCGCTTCGCGAAGCGGAATCTGACATTGCTGAAGGTGCCGACATGCTTATGGTAAAGCCTGCGCTAGCCTACCTCGATATCGTACGGCTGCTTAAAGACAAATATCATTTGCCGGTTGCCGCATATAACGTCAGTGCGGAGTACTCCATGGTCAAGGCCGCTGCTGCAAATGGCTGGATTGATGAGCGCTCAATCGTTCTTGAGACGCTAACAGGGATGAAGCGTGCAGGCGCGGATCTCATCATTACGTATCATGCGAAGGATGCGGCCCTTTGGCTGAAAGGAGCGGGTGAAGCAAATGAGTAA
- the hemL gene encoding glutamate-1-semialdehyde 2,1-aminomutase, translated as MSNQSTPRNDARSVEAFARAKKVIPGGVNSPVRAFKSVGLNPVYMERGAGSRIYDIDGNSYIDYVASWGPLIMGHAHPEVVEVIKRTAERGTSFGAPTELETLMAELVCERVPSVDIVRMVNSGTEATMSALRLARGYTKRNKILKFEGSYHGHADSLLIKAGSGVATLGLPDSPGVPDHVASHTITVPYNDIESVKLAFEKFGEEIACIIVEPVAGNMGVVPPLPGFLQGLRDITTQYGTVLIFDEVMTGFRVGYSCAQGLYDIKPDLTCFGKIIGGGLPVGAYGGKRELMEMIAPSGPIYQAGTLSGNPLAMAAGYTTLKLLTPKIYEQLERQAVRLQLGFEANARKHGIASTINRVGSMVCPFFTDTFVINFETAKTSDLERFKSYFSSMLDLGVSVAPSQFEGMFVSAVHTDEDIDATIAAHDTAFSRL; from the coding sequence ATGAGTAATCAGTCGACCCCTAGAAATGACGCACGTTCGGTTGAAGCATTTGCAAGGGCAAAGAAAGTTATCCCTGGCGGTGTGAACAGTCCGGTTAGAGCATTTAAATCCGTTGGCTTGAATCCCGTTTATATGGAGCGCGGAGCGGGCAGCCGCATATATGATATTGATGGCAACAGCTATATTGATTATGTAGCTTCTTGGGGTCCGCTCATTATGGGACATGCTCATCCTGAGGTTGTTGAAGTGATTAAGCGGACAGCAGAGAGAGGCACCAGCTTCGGCGCACCAACGGAGCTTGAGACGCTTATGGCTGAGCTCGTCTGCGAGCGTGTGCCCTCGGTTGACATCGTTCGAATGGTCAACTCAGGTACGGAGGCAACGATGAGTGCTTTAAGGCTTGCACGCGGTTATACGAAGCGGAATAAAATTTTGAAATTTGAAGGCTCGTATCATGGACATGCGGATAGTCTGCTCATTAAAGCCGGCTCCGGTGTTGCCACGCTTGGTTTGCCGGATAGTCCTGGCGTGCCTGATCATGTGGCTTCTCATACGATTACCGTTCCATATAATGATATTGAATCGGTAAAGCTTGCTTTTGAAAAGTTCGGCGAGGAAATCGCTTGTATTATTGTTGAGCCAGTTGCCGGGAATATGGGTGTGGTTCCTCCGCTGCCTGGATTCCTGCAGGGACTGCGCGATATTACGACACAATATGGAACGGTACTTATTTTTGACGAGGTCATGACGGGCTTCCGCGTCGGCTACAGCTGCGCGCAGGGGCTTTATGACATAAAGCCTGATTTAACCTGCTTCGGCAAAATCATCGGCGGCGGCTTGCCAGTTGGCGCCTACGGCGGCAAACGCGAGCTGATGGAAATGATCGCGCCAAGCGGACCAATCTATCAAGCTGGTACGTTGTCGGGCAACCCGCTGGCGATGGCGGCCGGCTACACAACACTTAAGCTGCTTACGCCTAAAATATACGAGCAGCTTGAGCGTCAAGCCGTGAGACTGCAGCTTGGATTCGAAGCCAATGCGCGGAAGCATGGCATTGCAAGCACGATTAATCGTGTAGGCTCCATGGTATGTCCGTTCTTCACGGACACCTTTGTTATTAATTTTGAAACGGCAAAGACGTCGGATCTTGAACGGTTCAAGTCCTATTTTTCATCTATGCTGGATTTAGGGGTAAGCGTCGCCCCTTCTCAATTTGAGGGTATGTTTGTTTCTGCCGTTCATACCGATGAGGACATTGATGCAACGATTGCGGCGCATGATACAGCATTCAGCCGTTTATAA
- a CDS encoding RluA family pseudouridine synthase — MVKGQAKRNGQWLELDWLALGAAASNAIDPHSEKEPAAMPEHAQPRAGSHPHLVRQWLLARSLFPVKWINRLFSVGGIKWSGDQLQLLAFPRIEPNSDAVYRNALLLANSEAPAVLYEDDFCIVLDKPAGMAVHGSSPAQRGTLDEAAARHLLSKGDPLIVRHIHRLDDETSGPVLYAKNDLAQWKLDEAMRAKVIDRQYVAVVHGQLSEPSGTIRAAIGKDRHHSARRRVTNSGEHAVSHYEVIASNGQLSLMRVKLETGRTHQIRVHLSHMGHPLLGDSLYGGDSRLLKHQALHGERLLFPHPWTDEGTEVRSPWPRWLMQLSENIQFGAK; from the coding sequence ATGGTCAAGGGGCAAGCAAAGAGGAATGGACAGTGGCTGGAGCTGGATTGGTTGGCTCTAGGCGCTGCTGCCTCAAACGCCATTGATCCCCATTCGGAGAAGGAGCCGGCAGCGATGCCGGAGCATGCGCAGCCGCGGGCTGGCAGTCATCCGCACCTCGTGCGGCAGTGGCTGCTGGCCCGTTCCTTATTTCCGGTAAAATGGATCAATCGTTTGTTTTCAGTAGGCGGCATTAAATGGAGCGGTGATCAGCTTCAGCTGCTAGCATTCCCTCGCATTGAGCCGAACAGCGATGCCGTATATCGCAATGCGCTGCTGCTAGCGAACAGTGAAGCGCCTGCAGTGCTGTATGAGGATGATTTTTGTATCGTGCTCGATAAGCCTGCAGGGATGGCTGTGCACGGATCGTCACCCGCACAAAGAGGGACCCTGGATGAGGCAGCAGCTAGACATTTGCTAAGCAAGGGCGACCCGCTGATTGTTCGTCATATTCATAGACTCGATGATGAAACGTCAGGTCCAGTGTTGTATGCCAAAAATGATTTGGCGCAGTGGAAGCTCGATGAAGCCATGAGAGCGAAAGTGATCGATAGACAATATGTGGCGGTTGTCCATGGACAGCTCTCCGAGCCTTCGGGAACGATAAGAGCTGCGATCGGTAAGGATCGCCACCATTCGGCAAGACGGAGAGTTACGAATAGTGGCGAGCATGCTGTCAGTCATTACGAGGTCATTGCATCAAATGGACAGCTGTCCTTAATGCGTGTAAAGCTGGAGACCGGACGAACCCATCAAATTAGAGTTCATTTGAGCCATATGGGACATCCTCTGCTTGGAGACAGCTTGTATGGCGGCGATTCTCGCTTGCTTAAGCATCAAGCACTGCATGGCGAGCGGCTGTTATTCCCTCATCCATGGACGGATGAGGGAACCGAAGTTCGCTCGCCTTGGCCGAGGTGGCTGATGCAGCTTTCAGAAAACATACAATTCGGAGCAAAATGA
- a CDS encoding LysM peptidoglycan-binding domain-containing protein, which produces MSDQTNGLRFDVYERVHLPDDVAAIEELEEIELVPRIQVIDQGDHAVLRGQLLLSGIYRSQNDSENSLTLEHWIPVEITLPMNRISRLDDISIDIDNFDVDLLSSRTLNITGVLSLRGISAQPVQEQEEIWREEPFTVVHQREVYEERISETFTGQYANFEQPYIPEVNDFAAQEEISYAQQPELSEESEASVTISSAGSDSGWSSSQLFSSPIEQAEEEAPEFQEEREITLASQQTSDDGWLVTSSEVAGAEPEFLPNDDAVTDFEQANEQERSKLETNTASFDPLAESVLTQKAEPEQQEIRVALSGKQPQESSEQAADVGILTLLQTSRREQAARQAAEEVVAKQRADEEAKVQLPSDEIEWKNLFLGKRSEDSEFRKIRVCIVQREETLDVIASRYSLNPREILIYNRLDDSGVSEGQLLYIP; this is translated from the coding sequence GTGTCAGATCAAACGAATGGTTTACGCTTTGACGTATATGAACGTGTCCATTTGCCCGATGATGTTGCGGCAATTGAAGAGCTGGAGGAAATTGAGCTTGTTCCTCGTATCCAGGTCATCGATCAGGGAGATCATGCCGTGCTTAGAGGGCAGCTGCTGCTAAGCGGAATATATAGGAGTCAAAATGATTCCGAAAATTCATTGACGCTTGAGCACTGGATTCCAGTCGAGATCACGCTGCCGATGAATCGTATTTCACGTCTGGACGATATTTCGATTGACATCGACAATTTTGATGTAGACTTGTTGTCTTCCCGCACATTGAACATTACAGGTGTTCTTTCCTTGAGAGGCATTTCTGCTCAGCCTGTTCAGGAGCAGGAGGAAATCTGGAGGGAAGAGCCATTTACTGTTGTGCATCAACGGGAAGTTTACGAGGAAAGAATTTCGGAGACGTTCACCGGCCAGTATGCTAATTTTGAGCAGCCCTACATACCGGAGGTGAATGATTTTGCTGCGCAAGAGGAAATCTCTTATGCGCAGCAGCCGGAATTGTCGGAAGAGTCAGAGGCTTCGGTAACCATATCATCTGCTGGTTCCGATTCAGGCTGGTCGTCCTCACAGCTGTTCTCTTCGCCAATAGAGCAAGCTGAGGAGGAGGCTCCAGAGTTTCAGGAGGAGCGGGAAATTACGTTAGCCTCTCAGCAGACGAGTGACGATGGCTGGCTGGTAACTTCCTCAGAAGTGGCGGGCGCAGAACCTGAATTTTTACCGAATGATGATGCAGTCACGGATTTCGAGCAAGCTAACGAGCAGGAACGCTCTAAGCTGGAAACAAACACAGCGTCATTTGATCCATTGGCAGAGTCGGTGCTGACGCAGAAGGCAGAACCTGAGCAGCAGGAAATTCGTGTGGCATTATCAGGCAAGCAGCCACAGGAAAGCTCAGAACAGGCGGCGGATGTCGGTATTCTTACCCTTCTTCAGACGAGCAGGCGGGAGCAAGCTGCCCGTCAGGCAGCTGAAGAGGTCGTCGCTAAGCAGCGAGCTGATGAGGAAGCTAAGGTGCAGCTGCCGAGTGATGAAATCGAATGGAAAAATTTATTTTTAGGCAAACGCTCCGAGGATTCGGAATTTCGGAAAATTCGAGTGTGCATCGTGCAGCGCGAAGAGACTCTTGATGTTATCGCCTCGCGTTACAGCTTGAATCCAAGAGAGATACTCATTTATAACCGTTTGGATGATTCTGGTGTATCGGAAGGACAGCTTTTATATATCCCATAG
- a CDS encoding valine--tRNA ligase → MSENQTTTAMPTTYDPKAAEQKWYDYWMQGKFFEAGKRPEAETYTIVIPPPNVTGMLHIGHALDFTLQDILIRTKRMQGFDALWLPGTDHAGIATQTRVEQKLREQGISRYDLGREAFLEKVWEWKEEYADTIRGQWAKMGLSLDYSRERFTLDEGLSKAVREVFVRLYEKGLIYRGKKIINWDPAARTALSDIEVEHKEVNGHLYHLKYPLKDGSGSITVATTRPETMLGDSAVAVHPEDDRYKHLIGKFIVLPIIGREIPIIADEYVDKEFGSGAVKITPAHDPNDFEVGERHSLPQIIVMDETGTMNAEAGPYQGLDRFDCRKQLVLDLQEQGVCVEIEDHVHQVGHSERSGAVVEPYLSTQWFVAMKPLAEAAIAAQKAGKGVNFVPERFEKIYMHWIENVRDWCISRQLWWGHRIPAWYDEATGEMHVSREDMAGDHLSQDNDVLDTWFSSALWPFSTLGWPDETEDLKRFYPTDVLVTGYDIIYFWVARMIFTALEFTEQPPFKDVLIHGLVRDSEGQKMSKSKGNGVDPLEVIEKYGADAMRYMISTSSTPGQDLRFRWEKVEQARNFANKIWNASRFALMNLEGVKAEDIDITVNLSTADRWILHRLNETVREVTRQIDSYEFGETGRSLYNFIWDDLCDWYIEFAKLSLYNTEDEAAKKATQSVLAYVLDRTQRLIHPFMPYISEEIWQHLPHVGDTITLAEWPVYDAALEAPDAVKEMELLMEMIRAVRNIRAEVNVPMSKKIEMQIKPSGEAEAAIMLRNEEFIKRFCGTSKLETGLHISAPEKSMTAILTGAELYLPLAGLIDIAQEIVRLEKEHQHLNTEVERIEKKLGNQGFVAKAPAKVIDEERAKMNDYADKREKVLARIAELRG, encoded by the coding sequence ATGTCAGAAAATCAAACGACAACTGCAATGCCAACAACCTATGATCCGAAGGCAGCCGAGCAGAAATGGTACGATTACTGGATGCAGGGTAAATTTTTTGAAGCGGGCAAACGCCCTGAAGCGGAGACGTATACGATTGTTATTCCGCCACCTAACGTGACCGGAATGCTGCATATCGGGCATGCGTTAGATTTTACCTTACAGGATATATTGATTCGGACGAAGCGGATGCAGGGCTTTGATGCGCTCTGGCTGCCCGGAACAGACCATGCGGGTATTGCAACTCAGACAAGAGTTGAACAGAAGCTCCGTGAGCAAGGCATTTCTCGTTATGATTTAGGACGTGAAGCTTTTCTTGAAAAGGTATGGGAGTGGAAAGAGGAATACGCGGATACCATTCGCGGACAATGGGCGAAGATGGGCCTTTCCCTAGATTATTCGAGAGAGCGCTTTACGCTCGATGAAGGTCTGTCCAAGGCTGTTCGCGAAGTATTCGTTCGTCTCTATGAGAAGGGGCTTATTTATCGCGGCAAAAAAATTATTAACTGGGATCCAGCAGCACGCACAGCCCTGTCGGATATTGAGGTGGAGCACAAAGAGGTTAACGGCCATTTGTATCATCTGAAATATCCGCTTAAAGATGGCTCAGGCTCTATTACGGTAGCCACAACTCGTCCCGAAACGATGCTAGGCGATTCTGCTGTAGCTGTTCATCCAGAAGACGATCGTTATAAGCATTTAATTGGAAAATTTATCGTGCTTCCGATTATTGGACGTGAAATTCCGATTATTGCCGATGAATATGTCGATAAGGAATTTGGCTCGGGCGCTGTAAAAATTACACCGGCGCATGATCCGAATGACTTTGAGGTTGGCGAGCGTCACAGTCTGCCGCAAATTATTGTCATGGATGAGACCGGCACGATGAACGCAGAGGCAGGCCCGTATCAAGGCTTGGACCGCTTCGACTGCCGGAAGCAGCTCGTTTTGGATCTGCAGGAGCAGGGCGTTTGTGTTGAAATCGAGGATCATGTGCATCAGGTTGGCCATAGCGAGCGCAGCGGCGCTGTCGTTGAGCCCTATTTGTCAACGCAATGGTTCGTTGCAATGAAACCTCTTGCAGAAGCGGCAATCGCAGCCCAGAAGGCAGGCAAGGGCGTTAACTTCGTACCGGAACGGTTCGAGAAAATATATATGCACTGGATTGAAAATGTTCGCGATTGGTGTATTTCCAGGCAGCTATGGTGGGGACACCGCATTCCTGCGTGGTATGACGAGGCGACAGGAGAGATGCATGTCTCCCGCGAGGATATGGCAGGCGATCACCTTAGTCAAGATAATGATGTTCTAGATACATGGTTCAGCTCCGCCCTATGGCCGTTCTCGACACTTGGCTGGCCGGATGAAACCGAGGACTTGAAACGCTTTTATCCAACAGATGTGCTCGTAACGGGCTACGATATTATTTACTTCTGGGTTGCTCGGATGATCTTTACCGCACTTGAGTTCACGGAGCAGCCGCCGTTCAAGGATGTACTGATTCACGGACTTGTACGTGATTCCGAAGGACAAAAAATGTCAAAATCGAAGGGCAACGGCGTCGATCCTCTTGAAGTAATTGAGAAGTACGGCGCAGATGCGATGCGTTATATGATTTCGACAAGCAGTACGCCAGGTCAGGATTTGCGTTTCCGCTGGGAGAAGGTTGAGCAAGCTCGCAACTTTGCGAACAAAATTTGGAATGCGTCGCGCTTTGCGCTAATGAATTTAGAAGGCGTGAAAGCTGAGGATATTGACATTACCGTTAACCTCAGCACCGCAGACCGCTGGATTTTGCATCGTTTGAATGAAACGGTTCGTGAAGTCACTCGTCAGATCGACAGCTACGAGTTTGGTGAGACTGGACGATCATTGTATAATTTCATTTGGGATGATCTGTGTGATTGGTACATCGAATTCGCGAAGCTCAGTCTGTACAATACAGAGGATGAAGCTGCGAAGAAGGCGACGCAGTCGGTGCTTGCTTACGTATTGGATCGTACACAGCGGCTGATCCACCCGTTCATGCCTTATATCAGTGAAGAAATTTGGCAGCATTTGCCGCATGTTGGCGATACGATCACATTAGCGGAATGGCCGGTATACGATGCTGCGCTTGAAGCTCCTGATGCTGTGAAAGAAATGGAGCTCCTCATGGAGATGATCCGCGCAGTGCGCAATATTCGTGCGGAAGTAAACGTGCCGATGAGCAAAAAAATCGAGATGCAAATTAAGCCCTCCGGTGAAGCGGAAGCAGCGATTATGCTGCGCAATGAAGAGTTTATCAAGCGCTTCTGCGGAACATCTAAGCTGGAGACAGGTCTTCATATCAGCGCTCCAGAAAAATCGATGACTGCTATATTGACAGGAGCAGAGCTATATTTGCCGCTTGCAGGCTTGATTGACATAGCGCAGGAAATCGTGCGTCTTGAGAAAGAGCATCAGCATCTGAACACCGAGGTGGAGCGGATTGAGAAGAAGCTGGGCAATCAAGGCTTCGTTGCGAAGGCACCAGCCAAGGTTATTGATGAGGAACGCGCCAAAATGAATGATTATGCAGATAAACGTGAAAAGGTTCTGGCACGAATTGCTGAATTGCGGGGATAA